The Paenalcaligenes faecalis genome has a window encoding:
- a CDS encoding acetate/propionate family kinase has translation MSEKLIVINAGSSSLKFNVYQIPDAETVDVNDLSYLYGGQVSGIGTDIAHFKVKGALGQILEDRSTSFDETKDLQAAQELLANWLTFRMDKPAIAVGHRIVHGGSDMDDSAVIDDQLLTYLDDLAPLAPLHQHNNLAPVRVIRKHWPQILQIACVDTAFHCHQDPLYNHYALPLRYYDQGVRRYGFHGLSYQYISDYLEQHLPELHQGRVIVAHLGSGSSACMIQNGKSVVSTMGFTALDGLPMSTRPGRLDAGVVLWWMQQRQKNADEIQDLLYNQSGMKGLSGISGDMRTLLASEDPNAKLAVDYYCFRTAESLAGLCVPTQGMDGIVFTAGVGEHSPEIRARICQHLEWLGVKLDPELNAQSAQKISTEDSAVSVWVIPTNEELVIAREALQHYCASKAKGASES, from the coding sequence ATGAGTGAAAAATTAATTGTTATTAACGCGGGTAGTTCCAGTCTTAAATTTAACGTCTATCAGATACCCGATGCCGAAACCGTAGATGTGAATGATTTAAGCTATCTATACGGCGGGCAGGTTTCTGGGATCGGCACAGATATAGCGCATTTCAAGGTAAAAGGGGCATTAGGGCAGATACTCGAAGATCGTTCTACTTCGTTTGATGAAACCAAAGACCTTCAAGCGGCTCAGGAACTATTGGCTAACTGGTTAACATTCCGTATGGACAAGCCTGCCATAGCGGTAGGACATCGCATTGTGCATGGTGGTTCTGACATGGATGATAGTGCGGTTATTGACGATCAGCTCTTGACCTACTTAGATGACTTGGCCCCATTGGCTCCATTGCATCAGCATAATAATTTGGCCCCAGTTCGTGTTATTCGTAAACACTGGCCTCAAATTTTACAGATTGCATGTGTGGATACGGCCTTCCACTGTCATCAGGACCCGCTGTATAACCACTACGCCTTACCTTTGCGTTATTACGATCAGGGCGTGCGCCGTTATGGTTTCCATGGTTTGTCTTATCAGTATATTTCGGACTACCTAGAGCAACATTTACCTGAACTACATCAAGGACGTGTGATTGTGGCGCACTTGGGGTCAGGATCATCAGCGTGCATGATTCAAAATGGTAAAAGTGTAGTCAGTACAATGGGTTTCACGGCCTTAGATGGCTTACCCATGAGTACACGCCCAGGGCGTTTAGATGCTGGAGTCGTACTTTGGTGGATGCAGCAGCGTCAAAAAAATGCAGATGAGATTCAGGATCTTTTGTATAACCAGTCTGGTATGAAAGGGTTGTCGGGCATTAGCGGTGATATGCGCACCTTGCTAGCCAGCGAGGACCCTAATGCAAAATTAGCCGTAGATTATTATTGTTTCCGTACAGCAGAAAGCTTAGCCGGTTTATGTGTTCCAACCCAAGGGATGGATGGCATTGTCTTTACTGCAGGGGTTGGGGAGCATAGCCCTGAAATTCGAGCGCGTATTTGTCAGCACCTAGAATGGCTAGGGGTCAAACTAGACCCAGAGCTAAACGCACAAAGTGCGCAAAAAATATCAACGGAAGACAGTGCTGTTTCAGTTTGGGTGATTCCTACAAACGAGGAATTAGTCATTGCCCGAGAAGCATTGCAGCATTATTGTGCTTCCAAAGCAAAGGGTGCGTCAGAGTCATAA
- the ahpC gene encoding alkyl hydroperoxide reductase subunit C, translating to MSLINTQILPFKAMAYHNGEFKEYTNESIAGKWSVFVFYPADFTFVCPTELEDLADNYAEFQKYGVEIFSVSTDTHFAHKAWHDTSAAIGKVNYPMLADPTHQLARNFQVLIEEEGLALRGTFIVSPEGQIKTMEVHDNGIGRDAKELLRKVKAAQYIAKNPNEVCPAKWEEGAKTLAPSLDLVGKI from the coding sequence ATGTCCTTAATCAATACACAGATCCTACCTTTTAAAGCCATGGCTTACCACAATGGTGAGTTCAAAGAGTACACCAACGAAAGCATTGCCGGTAAATGGTCTGTTTTTGTTTTCTACCCTGCTGACTTTACTTTTGTATGTCCAACAGAGCTAGAAGACTTAGCCGATAACTACGCTGAGTTCCAAAAATACGGTGTAGAGATTTTCTCCGTATCTACAGATACACATTTTGCTCATAAAGCATGGCATGACACCTCTGCTGCTATTGGTAAAGTGAACTACCCTATGTTGGCTGACCCAACTCATCAGTTGGCTCGTAACTTCCAAGTGCTAATCGAAGAAGAAGGTCTAGCACTTCGCGGTACATTTATTGTTAGCCCTGAAGGTCAAATTAAGACCATGGAAGTCCACGACAACGGTATTGGTCGTGATGCTAAAGAGTTGCTACGTAAAGTTAAAGCCGCTCAGTACATCGCTAAAAACCCTAACGAAGTATGTCCAGCTAAATGGGAAGAAGGTGCTAAAACGCTAGCTCCATCCCTAGATCTAGTTGGTAAAATCTAA
- the ahpF gene encoding alkyl hydroperoxide reductase subunit F encodes MLDAGLKTQLKAYLENITQPIELIASLDEGAKSNELRELLTEIAELSPAKITFLDNGQSSRQPSFKIQRAGSDIAVEFAGIPLGHEFTSLVLALLQVGGHAIKMDEMVANQIRNLNEDYVFETYYSLSCQNCPDVVQALNAMSVLNPRIKHTSIDGALFQDEVKQREVMSVPAVFLNGEEFHYGRANAEELLAKLGTGDSEEQIAALNEKEPYDVLVVGGGPAGAAAAIYAARKGIRTGVVAERFGGQVLDTMSIENYISVRETDGPSFAGALEAHVRDYDVDIMNVQRAEELIPGKEIQLKLANGATLKTKSLILATGARWRELGVPGEADYRNKGVAYCPHCDGPLYKGKDVAVIGGGNSGVEAAIDLAGLVNHVTLLEFGEALRADEVLQRKLHSLPNVTVIKMAQTTEVIGDGSKVTALRYTDRTNQETKDIPLDGIFVQIGLVPNNEWLGDVVKRSKHGEIEIDVRGQTSIPGVFAAGDATTVPYKQIIIAAGQGATAALSAFDYLIRTSVE; translated from the coding sequence ATGTTAGATGCAGGTTTAAAAACACAGCTTAAAGCGTACTTAGAAAATATCACGCAACCAATCGAGCTAATTGCGTCACTCGATGAGGGCGCTAAATCCAATGAATTGCGCGAACTCTTAACTGAAATTGCGGAGCTTAGCCCAGCTAAAATTACATTTTTAGACAATGGTCAGAGCTCTCGTCAGCCCTCCTTTAAGATTCAGCGTGCAGGCAGTGATATTGCTGTGGAGTTTGCAGGGATTCCGTTGGGGCATGAGTTTACCTCTCTGGTGCTGGCATTACTTCAAGTGGGTGGTCATGCGATTAAAATGGATGAGATGGTCGCCAATCAAATTCGTAATTTGAATGAGGATTATGTATTTGAAACATACTACTCCTTGAGCTGCCAGAACTGCCCAGATGTAGTCCAAGCCTTGAACGCAATGTCGGTGCTCAATCCACGTATCAAACACACCTCGATTGATGGTGCGTTGTTTCAGGATGAAGTCAAACAGCGCGAAGTCATGTCTGTACCTGCCGTTTTTCTAAACGGTGAAGAATTCCACTATGGCCGAGCCAATGCCGAGGAGTTACTCGCTAAACTGGGTACAGGTGATAGCGAAGAGCAAATTGCAGCCTTAAATGAAAAAGAGCCCTATGACGTATTAGTCGTAGGTGGTGGCCCCGCAGGAGCTGCTGCCGCTATTTATGCAGCGCGTAAAGGGATTCGTACGGGTGTGGTCGCTGAACGTTTCGGCGGTCAGGTATTGGATACGATGTCCATTGAAAACTACATCTCTGTACGCGAAACCGATGGCCCTTCTTTTGCCGGAGCGCTAGAGGCGCATGTACGTGATTATGATGTGGATATCATGAACGTACAGCGTGCCGAAGAGCTGATTCCAGGCAAAGAAATCCAGTTGAAACTGGCAAATGGGGCTACGCTAAAGACGAAATCTCTTATCTTGGCAACGGGGGCTCGTTGGCGTGAACTAGGAGTGCCTGGAGAGGCTGATTACCGTAACAAAGGGGTAGCCTACTGCCCACATTGTGACGGCCCACTTTATAAAGGCAAAGATGTTGCCGTTATTGGTGGTGGTAACTCTGGGGTAGAGGCCGCAATTGATTTAGCGGGCTTAGTGAATCACGTAACGCTATTAGAGTTTGGTGAAGCCTTGCGTGCTGATGAGGTGTTACAGCGCAAATTGCATAGTCTTCCTAATGTTACTGTGATTAAAATGGCGCAGACTACAGAGGTTATCGGTGATGGCTCTAAGGTAACAGCATTACGTTACACAGACCGCACTAACCAAGAAACCAAAGACATCCCTTTAGATGGTATTTTTGTACAGATTGGTTTGGTGCCAAACAATGAATGGTTAGGCGATGTAGTTAAACGCTCCAAACACGGAGAAATCGAGATTGATGTACGGGGTCAAACCTCTATCCCGGGTGTGTTTGCCGCAGGTGACGCAACCACAGTACCTTATAAGCAAATTATTATTGCTGCCGGTCAGGGAGCAACAGCAGCGCTAAGTGCCTTTGATTATTTAATTCGTACTTCAGTAGAATAG
- the leuE gene encoding leucine efflux protein LeuE: MFESIGVINLGTYLVGALFVILLPGPNSLFVLASAAAKGVKIGYQAAAGILVGDTILITLTAAGAGTLLQAMPVLFYGLRAVGAGYLFYLGARMLWFLYKPAMSSPDPQHLETEVKHKSYFSKAVVLSLLNPKAILFLLSFFVQFVDPTQGHPWLAFMVLGGFLQLFSFLYLSTLIFGGTHLAASFRRHRRLAIFCNIAVAILFIAFAARMAFGVA, from the coding sequence GTGTTCGAGAGCATTGGGGTTATTAATTTAGGAACCTACTTGGTAGGCGCGTTGTTTGTGATTTTATTGCCTGGGCCTAATTCCCTCTTCGTGCTTGCGAGTGCAGCGGCTAAAGGTGTAAAAATAGGCTATCAAGCAGCAGCAGGTATCTTGGTCGGTGATACGATTTTGATCACATTAACCGCAGCAGGTGCAGGTACGTTGTTGCAGGCTATGCCTGTTTTGTTTTACGGCTTACGCGCTGTGGGGGCGGGGTATTTGTTTTATTTAGGGGCTAGGATGCTATGGTTTCTCTATAAACCCGCAATGAGCAGCCCTGATCCTCAGCATCTAGAAACAGAGGTCAAACATAAAAGCTATTTTAGTAAGGCGGTCGTGCTGAGCCTACTTAATCCCAAAGCGATTCTGTTCTTACTCTCATTTTTTGTGCAGTTTGTAGATCCGACCCAAGGCCATCCATGGTTAGCTTTTATGGTGCTTGGTGGTTTTTTACAACTCTTTAGCTTTTTGTATTTATCCACCCTTATTTTTGGTGGGACCCATTTAGCAGCAAGTTTCAGGCGTCATCGTCGCCTTGCTATATTTTGTAACATAGCCGTGGCGATTTTATTTATTGCTTTTGCCGCACGCATGGCTTTTGGTGTAGCCTAG
- a CDS encoding diaminopimelate dehydrogenase — MSATIRIGIAGYGNLGRGVELAIGQNPDMELVAVFSRRKPESVQLQSANIPIYALDQIEQHKDDIDVLILCGGSKDDLPEQGPHLAQWFNTIDSFDTHAAIPAYFAAVDAVAQKNQHTNIIAVGWDPGLFSINRLMGESVLPAGETYTFWGKGLSQGHSDAVRRVEGVKAGVQYTLPIEEAVNRVRNGDLPTLSTREKHRRECFIVLEDGADEAVVRDTIITMPNYFADYDTTVHVISMDELERDHGAMPHGGFVIRSGTSGNGTKQTVEYSLALGSNPEFTSSVLVAYARAAHRLAQQGQFGAKTVFDVAPGLISPKSAADLRKELL; from the coding sequence ATGAGTGCAACAATCCGTATTGGCATTGCTGGTTATGGTAACTTGGGCAGGGGTGTAGAGTTGGCGATAGGCCAAAACCCAGACATGGAGTTAGTCGCTGTATTCAGCCGCCGAAAACCTGAAAGTGTACAGTTACAGTCTGCCAACATACCGATTTATGCGCTAGATCAAATCGAGCAACATAAAGATGACATTGATGTGTTGATCTTATGTGGTGGCTCTAAAGATGATTTACCAGAGCAAGGTCCGCATTTGGCGCAGTGGTTCAATACCATTGATAGCTTTGATACGCATGCGGCTATTCCAGCCTATTTTGCTGCCGTTGATGCCGTCGCTCAAAAAAATCAACATACGAATATTATTGCTGTGGGTTGGGACCCCGGCTTATTTTCTATCAATCGCTTAATGGGTGAAAGTGTATTACCTGCGGGTGAGACTTATACTTTTTGGGGCAAGGGACTTAGCCAAGGCCACTCGGATGCTGTGCGTAGAGTCGAAGGGGTTAAGGCAGGGGTTCAATACACTCTTCCTATCGAAGAGGCAGTGAATCGTGTCCGTAATGGGGATCTTCCCACTTTATCAACCCGAGAAAAACATCGTCGCGAATGCTTTATTGTTCTAGAGGATGGGGCAGATGAGGCCGTAGTCCGAGACACGATCATTACGATGCCAAATTATTTTGCAGATTATGACACCACTGTGCATGTGATCTCTATGGATGAGCTTGAACGTGATCATGGTGCGATGCCCCATGGTGGCTTTGTGATTCGTAGTGGTACTTCGGGTAATGGCACCAAACAAACAGTGGAGTACTCATTAGCGTTAGGCAGCAATCCAGAGTTTACCTCTAGCGTTCTTGTGGCTTATGCTCGGGCGGCTCATCGATTGGCTCAGCAGGGGCAGTTTGGGGCTAAAACTGTTTTTGATGTGGCCCCGGGGTTAATTTCACCTAAATCCGCTGCTGATTTGCGTAAAGAACTCTTGTAA
- a CDS encoding MATE family efflux transporter, producing MNQTALRTSFINELKASIKLGSPLILTNLAQVALLTTNLILIGRLGKTELAAGSLSASFYHAFMIFSLGLVSATIPMLATTIGKKRSNVREVQQIIRHGFLTAFLVCIPFWFALWHADAVWIALGQNPDTIEHAIQYVRTVQWSLLPYLGYIVIRSFFAALEKPLWTLIIAIAGICTNALFAWLFIFGHWGLPTMGIAGAGLATTLTNLLMFVGMVVLTFKHPLFHRYQIFMNFWQWNTQRLIGMWKLGIPIAITFTLETLVFYAAVLMMGSIGDTSLAAHAIAMQISSVTYMIPLGFGQVATIRVGLAMGRASPKDAVQAGWISYVLGVGFMAIAAGVMWWQPEILIHQFIDASAPENRAVIITAVQFLFFAALFQLADGAQAVAAGMLRGLYDTRTPMLLALLGYWGLGVPIGAFLAFGLDLEGIGIWIGFVAGLSVVAVLLTLRWWRHGQRLLERQEYA from the coding sequence ATGAACCAAACAGCATTACGAACTAGCTTTATTAATGAGTTAAAAGCCTCTATTAAGCTGGGTTCTCCGTTGATTTTAACCAATTTAGCACAGGTTGCCTTATTAACTACCAATTTAATTTTGATTGGTCGCCTTGGTAAAACAGAGTTAGCCGCTGGTTCATTATCCGCCAGTTTCTACCATGCTTTTATGATTTTTAGTTTAGGTTTGGTGTCCGCGACTATTCCTATGCTGGCAACAACAATTGGTAAAAAACGCAGTAATGTACGTGAAGTTCAACAAATTATTCGACACGGTTTTCTTACTGCATTTCTTGTTTGCATCCCTTTTTGGTTTGCCTTATGGCATGCCGACGCGGTATGGATTGCCTTAGGGCAAAACCCAGATACGATTGAACATGCTATTCAATATGTACGAACAGTGCAATGGTCATTATTACCGTATTTAGGTTATATCGTCATTCGGTCTTTTTTTGCAGCCTTGGAAAAACCCCTTTGGACCTTAATCATTGCGATTGCAGGTATTTGCACCAATGCCTTATTTGCGTGGCTTTTTATTTTTGGACACTGGGGACTGCCCACAATGGGAATTGCGGGGGCAGGTCTTGCCACCACCCTAACTAATTTACTGATGTTCGTGGGTATGGTGGTATTAACATTTAAACACCCGCTTTTCCATCGCTATCAAATTTTTATGAATTTTTGGCAATGGAATACCCAACGCTTAATAGGCATGTGGAAACTCGGTATCCCTATCGCCATTACCTTTACACTAGAAACTCTAGTGTTTTATGCCGCGGTATTAATGATGGGTAGCATAGGGGATACGTCCCTAGCAGCACATGCTATCGCCATGCAAATTAGCTCCGTCACCTACATGATTCCCCTGGGCTTTGGGCAGGTCGCTACGATACGAGTCGGATTAGCCATGGGGAGAGCTAGCCCTAAAGATGCGGTACAAGCTGGCTGGATCTCCTATGTGCTCGGTGTCGGTTTTATGGCAATTGCGGCAGGCGTTATGTGGTGGCAGCCAGAGATCTTAATTCATCAATTTATTGATGCCTCTGCTCCAGAAAACCGCGCCGTCATTATTACAGCCGTCCAGTTCTTATTCTTTGCGGCCCTATTTCAATTAGCTGATGGCGCTCAAGCCGTCGCAGCGGGGATGCTTCGTGGACTGTATGACACTCGCACCCCTATGTTGTTGGCGCTACTGGGTTACTGGGGGTTAGGCGTACCCATTGGGGCATTTTTAGCCTTTGGTCTAGACCTAGAGGGCATCGGTATTTGGATTGGCTTTGTAGCTGGTCTAAGTGTAGTTGCGGTTCTATTAACGTTACGCTGGTGGCGTCACGGCCAACGCTTGCTAGAACGACAAGAATACGCTTGA
- a CDS encoding copper chaperone PCu(A)C → MRIFTLSAALSLSAFSLTTAAHDHHHGHHGHHDGTDYSAQFVEAKTTTQVRAEQCWVRLLPEHVPSAGYFVLHNDGDQAMNLLAAISPSYDDVMLHETIEQDGMAKMVMAEKMEIPAKGTLEFKPGGLHAMFEKPVAKLQVGDRMQVELLFDHAQKISMDCKVNPANARQFE, encoded by the coding sequence ATGCGAATTTTTACTTTATCCGCTGCTTTAAGCTTGTCTGCTTTTTCATTAACCACGGCGGCGCATGATCATCATCACGGCCACCATGGGCATCACGATGGGACCGACTATAGCGCTCAGTTTGTCGAGGCAAAAACCACTACTCAAGTCCGAGCAGAGCAATGTTGGGTACGTTTGTTACCAGAGCATGTGCCTTCTGCTGGATACTTCGTGCTGCATAATGACGGGGATCAAGCAATGAATTTACTTGCTGCGATTTCACCCAGTTATGACGATGTTATGTTGCACGAGACCATCGAGCAAGATGGGATGGCCAAAATGGTTATGGCAGAGAAAATGGAGATCCCCGCCAAAGGGACACTAGAGTTCAAGCCCGGTGGGTTGCATGCCATGTTCGAAAAACCTGTAGCTAAATTACAGGTAGGAGATCGCATGCAAGTCGAATTACTTTTTGATCATGCTCAAAAAATCAGCATGGATTGCAAAGTCAATCCAGCGAATGCCAGACAGTTTGAATAG
- a CDS encoding alpha/beta fold hydrolase, whose protein sequence is MFNELIQQPIHSTLPIHSQSATFYAEQGTGDLLILVHGSLCDLRYWRWQISKLHAAAHVVTISLPGYWPNNPSSTAYEFDLQNQIAAIADVIQQKRQSGQKVYVLGHSRGAFVAAQYVLTYGNIDGLILADPAFPIDSPPPALPVLAQAASLMAEGQDESGLRLFINAVSGENTWQQMVGWFKTMVEDNAHTLIAQSRENLPAISTVQLEQLRELPLLLISGALSPTRYQQSVARLLTLLPHANHAIISNASHGMNLANPKAFNRAVLEFIHH, encoded by the coding sequence GTGTTTAACGAGTTAATTCAGCAGCCTATCCACAGCACTCTGCCTATTCATAGTCAGAGTGCTACCTTTTATGCAGAGCAAGGTACGGGCGATTTGCTGATCTTAGTACATGGTTCCTTGTGTGACTTGCGTTACTGGCGTTGGCAAATCAGTAAACTGCACGCAGCAGCCCATGTTGTCACGATTAGTCTACCGGGCTATTGGCCCAACAATCCTAGCTCAACGGCCTATGAGTTTGATTTACAGAACCAAATTGCCGCTATTGCTGATGTAATTCAACAAAAACGGCAGTCAGGGCAAAAAGTGTATGTCCTAGGGCATTCTAGAGGGGCTTTTGTCGCTGCCCAGTATGTGCTGACATACGGCAATATTGACGGATTAATTCTTGCAGACCCCGCTTTTCCTATTGATAGTCCTCCTCCCGCGCTCCCTGTGCTCGCCCAAGCGGCGAGTCTTATGGCTGAGGGTCAAGACGAGTCCGGCCTACGTTTATTTATTAATGCAGTTAGTGGTGAAAATACATGGCAACAAATGGTGGGCTGGTTTAAAACAATGGTAGAGGACAATGCCCACACGTTAATAGCTCAAAGCAGAGAAAACCTACCCGCAATTAGTACCGTTCAGCTGGAGCAACTGCGTGAGCTACCTTTGCTCTTGATAAGCGGGGCACTCAGTCCTACACGTTATCAACAGAGCGTGGCACGGCTATTAACGCTCTTGCCTCATGCCAACCATGCCATCATTAGTAATGCCTCACACGGCATGAATCTGGCTAACCCAAAGGCCTTTAATCGTGCCGTCCTTGAGTTCATTCATCATTAA
- the ybgF gene encoding tol-pal system protein YbgF: MSVFSQSWRHRFALFTGAAILASTALPSYAFADDEARRAILELRQQIRQINEQNQHAKLLLADQIEMMRQEIAQLRGKVETLGWQNSQAQQSEQSSTLIADPQEQAAYEAAMDLYRNGQYQEAASGFGTFIEAYPSSSQIDEVRFYEGSSLYASKRFSAAIQKLQSLVTSNPSGERAADALMVIASSQVEMNDLASAQKTLQRIAKDYPQSAAAETARSRLQLLQ, encoded by the coding sequence ATGAGCGTATTTAGCCAGTCTTGGCGTCACCGTTTTGCCCTATTTACGGGCGCAGCCATATTAGCAAGCACCGCCCTACCTTCTTATGCTTTTGCAGATGATGAGGCTCGTCGAGCTATTCTTGAGTTGCGTCAGCAAATACGTCAAATCAATGAACAGAATCAACACGCTAAATTACTATTAGCAGATCAAATTGAAATGATGCGCCAAGAGATTGCGCAACTACGAGGCAAGGTAGAAACCTTAGGGTGGCAAAATAGCCAAGCCCAACAATCAGAACAAAGCTCAACGCTGATCGCAGATCCCCAGGAGCAAGCTGCCTATGAGGCCGCCATGGATTTGTATCGTAATGGTCAATACCAAGAAGCAGCGAGTGGGTTTGGTACCTTTATTGAAGCGTACCCGAGTAGCTCTCAGATCGATGAAGTCCGTTTTTATGAAGGCAGCAGTCTTTATGCTTCTAAACGTTTTTCCGCAGCCATTCAAAAACTACAGAGCTTAGTGACTAGTAATCCCTCTGGTGAGCGTGCGGCAGATGCGTTAATGGTAATCGCCTCCAGCCAAGTAGAAATGAATGATTTAGCATCAGCACAAAAAACACTACAGCGTATTGCTAAGGATTACCCACAGTCTGCCGCTGCAGAAACAGCCCGTAGCCGCTTACAACTTCTACAATAA
- the pal gene encoding peptidoglycan-associated lipoprotein Pal has protein sequence MSSRIFKGFTVASLALALAACSSVPLDDSASGAGTGNGGLTDPSTGMIMDPFNPQSPLAQQRSIYFDFDSYVVAEQYRNTVEMHSNYLRNQPQQTIRVEGHADARGGAEYNLALGQRRSEAVARTMTLMGVNASQIEAISFGKERPKSMGNTEADYAENRRADINYQR, from the coding sequence ATGAGCTCGCGCATTTTTAAAGGCTTTACTGTAGCATCTTTGGCTTTAGCTTTAGCCGCATGTAGTTCTGTACCCCTAGACGATTCTGCTTCAGGCGCAGGTACCGGCAATGGTGGCCTGACTGATCCAAGCACTGGCATGATTATGGATCCGTTTAACCCTCAAAGCCCTCTAGCCCAGCAGCGTTCGATCTACTTCGACTTTGATAGCTATGTTGTAGCTGAACAATACCGCAATACCGTAGAGATGCATTCTAACTACTTGCGCAATCAGCCCCAACAAACTATCCGCGTCGAAGGTCACGCTGATGCTCGTGGTGGTGCTGAGTACAACTTAGCCCTTGGCCAACGTCGCTCCGAAGCTGTTGCTCGCACAATGACACTTATGGGTGTTAATGCAAGCCAGATCGAAGCCATCAGTTTTGGTAAAGAACGTCCAAAATCAATGGGCAATACCGAAGCTGATTACGCTGAGAACCGCCGTGCAGACATCAACTACCAGCGTTAA
- the tolB gene encoding Tol-Pal system beta propeller repeat protein TolB, whose translation MTATISAAKATRAKRPLRGAGVLAAAFATVMLCSQSVQAQLRVDISGVGATQYPIAVADFANNPAAQPIAEIIRADLSRSGQFQLINATGANLNADSAIDHESWRNRGADYMAYGSVTQSGGQYNITYRLVDAVNRVEMDGIAFAGSEKELRRLSHRIADRIYEKITGVRGVFSTRIAYVLQMGDTHELQIADADGQNPQVMLRSKSSIISPSWSPDGSKLAYVSFETDKPVVYVQTLATGKREPVANFKGNNSAPTWAPSGNQLAVVLSRDGISQIYTINADGSGLRRVMRSPLIDTEPTYSPDGGSLVFTSDRGGNPQIYKVDLNGGEARRITFNGSYNISPEVAPDGNSLVYVTRRNGAYRVALQDMHTGNEQLLTTGPDDQSPSFAPNGMQVLYSSVQGGRSVLAVTSVDGRVRQTLSSLNGKVREPTWGPFTN comes from the coding sequence ATGACTGCAACTATTTCCGCTGCTAAAGCGACTCGCGCCAAACGTCCATTACGTGGTGCGGGTGTATTGGCTGCGGCCTTTGCTACCGTTATGTTGTGTAGCCAAAGCGTACAAGCTCAACTGCGTGTCGATATTTCTGGTGTGGGTGCTACCCAATACCCTATTGCGGTGGCTGATTTTGCCAACAATCCAGCTGCCCAGCCCATTGCCGAAATTATTCGTGCAGACTTAAGCCGTTCCGGCCAATTTCAATTGATAAACGCGACAGGTGCGAACCTGAACGCAGACAGTGCCATCGATCATGAGAGCTGGCGCAATCGTGGCGCTGATTACATGGCTTATGGCTCCGTCACGCAATCAGGTGGGCAATACAATATTACCTACCGCTTAGTTGACGCCGTAAACCGTGTTGAAATGGATGGTATTGCCTTTGCTGGCAGTGAAAAAGAATTACGCCGTCTATCACACCGTATCGCCGATCGTATTTATGAAAAAATCACGGGTGTACGTGGTGTTTTTTCAACACGAATCGCGTATGTGTTGCAAATGGGCGACACACATGAGTTACAAATTGCAGATGCTGACGGTCAAAACCCACAAGTAATGCTACGCTCTAAGAGCTCCATTATTTCGCCTTCTTGGTCCCCAGATGGATCTAAACTTGCCTATGTTAGCTTCGAAACTGACAAGCCTGTGGTCTACGTCCAGACCCTTGCTACAGGCAAACGAGAACCTGTTGCCAACTTCAAAGGAAACAACAGTGCTCCAACCTGGGCCCCAAGCGGAAACCAACTAGCCGTGGTGCTTTCACGTGATGGCATCTCGCAAATCTACACCATCAATGCAGATGGTTCAGGCTTGCGTCGAGTCATGCGTTCACCACTGATTGACACAGAGCCCACCTACTCTCCAGATGGTGGTTCTTTGGTTTTCACAAGCGATCGTGGTGGCAATCCCCAAATCTATAAAGTCGACCTAAATGGTGGCGAAGCTCGTCGTATTACTTTTAACGGAAGTTACAATATCTCACCAGAGGTAGCTCCGGATGGTAATAGTCTTGTCTATGTAACTCGTAGGAATGGCGCTTACCGCGTCGCTCTCCAAGATATGCACACAGGAAATGAACAGCTTCTAACAACAGGGCCCGACGATCAATCACCCAGCTTTGCTCCTAACGGAATGCAAGTTTTATATAGCTCTGTACAAGGTGGGCGCAGTGTGCTCGCGGTGACATCAGTAGATGGACGAGTCCGTCAAACCCTGTCGTCCTTAAACGGCAAAGTTCGTGAACCGACTTGGGGACCATTTACAAACTAA